From the Leptospira sp. WS60.C2 genome, one window contains:
- a CDS encoding patatin-like phospholipase family protein, with amino-acid sequence MAKKKALVLSGGGARGAYQAGVLRYLEEIQWKPDIICGTSVGAINACAIGAGMDSQKLSELWLKLNQKHIMRYSVWNMLKGLFRRKYYPLVETYPLRKFIHEHLDFTSLNHSQTKVIISAVNILTSELRFFENPALRIEHLLASSAIPMIFPWQMIDGEPYWDGGVMANTPILPALTHDASEIVVVLLSPVGSSIRMQTPETKDEALERLFELYLLGSYKSVEQGLEYRKSVMNGLTSIENFLLSLRTQFTKAKISIIAPKQMLGLGSILNFKKEQAEKLLVQGYTDAKESFPIPSRKK; translated from the coding sequence ATGGCAAAAAAGAAAGCATTGGTACTATCAGGTGGTGGCGCAAGGGGTGCCTACCAGGCAGGAGTTTTACGATATTTAGAAGAGATTCAATGGAAACCGGACATTATCTGTGGCACTTCCGTTGGTGCCATCAATGCCTGTGCAATTGGTGCTGGAATGGATTCACAAAAATTATCCGAATTATGGTTAAAATTAAATCAAAAACATATCATGCGTTATTCGGTTTGGAATATGTTAAAAGGATTATTTCGAAGGAAGTATTATCCTTTAGTAGAAACATATCCTTTGAGAAAGTTCATTCATGAACATCTTGATTTCACATCTCTCAATCATTCACAAACAAAAGTTATCATCTCTGCTGTGAATATTCTCACATCGGAATTACGTTTTTTTGAAAATCCAGCTTTGCGTATTGAACACTTACTTGCTTCTTCTGCCATTCCGATGATTTTCCCTTGGCAAATGATTGATGGAGAGCCGTATTGGGATGGAGGTGTAATGGCAAATACACCGATTTTACCTGCTTTAACTCATGATGCTTCTGAGATCGTTGTGGTATTACTTTCTCCAGTGGGAAGTTCCATTCGGATGCAAACACCAGAAACAAAAGATGAAGCATTGGAACGACTGTTTGAACTCTATTTACTAGGCTCTTATAAAAGTGTGGAACAAGGATTAGAATATCGTAAATCTGTAATGAATGGACTCACTTCGATTGAAAATTTTTTATTAAGTTTAAGAACTCAATTCACAAAGGCAAAAATATCCATCATTGCACCAAAACAAATGTTAGGTTTAGGAAGTATTTTGAATTTCAAAAAAGAACAAGCTGAAAAACTTTTAGTGCAAGGGTATACTGATGCTAAGGAGTCCTTTCCGATACCATCACGAAAGAAATAG
- a CDS encoding ABC transporter ATP-binding protein has product MLLRVHNLTKRFGKEEAVSSVSFDVNQGDYVAIIGPSGSGKTTLLSMLTGMLSPTEGDILYDQIKLSQISKQELAEIRARDLGLVFQFSELVGNLTIKENILLPALFTKKFSNDDYLRKCDYLIEHLKLGDIQNSLPRTLSGGQIQKAAIARSLINDPAILFADEPSGDLDPENSYLVQLLLNEYNKRNHSIILVTHDMKLAFDAQTVYEMKHGRFEQVIKGE; this is encoded by the coding sequence ATGTTACTCCGTGTGCACAATTTAACCAAACGATTCGGAAAAGAAGAGGCCGTGAGTTCCGTCAGTTTTGACGTAAACCAAGGGGACTATGTAGCCATCATCGGGCCTTCAGGGTCTGGCAAAACCACCCTACTCTCCATGCTCACAGGAATGCTTTCCCCAACGGAAGGGGACATTTTGTACGATCAAATCAAACTCTCTCAGATTTCCAAACAAGAATTAGCCGAGATTCGGGCACGTGATTTGGGCCTTGTGTTTCAATTTTCGGAACTTGTGGGAAACCTAACGATCAAAGAAAACATCCTTCTCCCTGCCTTATTTACCAAAAAATTTTCAAACGATGATTATCTCCGAAAATGTGATTATCTCATCGAACACTTAAAATTGGGAGACATCCAAAACTCCCTTCCAAGAACTCTGTCTGGTGGCCAAATCCAAAAGGCTGCTATTGCAAGGTCGCTCATCAATGACCCAGCCATCCTCTTTGCGGACGAACCGTCCGGAGATTTAGATCCAGAAAATAGTTATCTGGTCCAACTTTTACTCAATGAATACAACAAACGGAACCACTCAATCATTCTAGTGACTCATGACATGAAACTCGCTTTTGATGCCCAAACCGTATATGAGATGAAACATGGTAGGTTTGAACAAGTGATAAAAGGAGAATGA
- a CDS encoding M48 family metalloprotease — MRAYTVSLLLLFLPFSIFSKGNVYVQSNKAKLLSQPKLNSDGILLKQGDVLTPITEQGLFVQVRWEEKTGWVSKLFVSPLPPGNQMKLGITSNSSEAVVARQRASDFTKTAAARGLSETQKMRVRGEGDLYDFESLRWLESVPLLIDESSSEKKNTQLSISNQSSQTFLSKELTVLGETKAEVKTGRSLAARLLKKYPIVKDYEFTRYLNSIATKLGAVSSRNDLEFRVGIIDSKEVNAFSCPGGYLFITTATLRKIQTESELAGIIAHEMGHVILFHNGEFKDSNLFVDILASLLTPPGSEVVNSTMATALDEMEKQFFETGRDSKLELEADEASVGLVSQIGYSPMGLSSYLNTMSKSEGTELIKKTHPETNLRIAKLVYIETSVSLEATPMVSDRYSEFKKRIPNETK; from the coding sequence ATGAGGGCGTACACAGTATCCTTATTATTACTCTTCCTTCCTTTTTCGATCTTTTCGAAAGGAAATGTGTATGTGCAGAGCAACAAAGCGAAGTTGTTATCACAACCGAAACTAAACTCAGATGGGATCCTTTTAAAACAAGGAGATGTACTAACACCAATCACTGAACAAGGGCTTTTTGTGCAAGTTCGATGGGAAGAGAAAACAGGTTGGGTTTCCAAACTGTTTGTATCACCTCTGCCACCAGGTAATCAAATGAAACTCGGAATCACATCCAATTCTTCGGAAGCAGTTGTGGCAAGACAAAGGGCATCTGATTTTACGAAAACAGCAGCAGCAAGAGGTCTATCTGAAACCCAAAAAATGAGAGTTCGGGGAGAGGGTGATTTGTATGATTTTGAATCCTTACGATGGTTAGAATCAGTTCCTCTTTTGATCGATGAATCCTCCAGCGAGAAAAAAAACACACAATTGTCAATTTCGAATCAAAGTTCGCAAACATTTCTTTCGAAAGAATTAACTGTGTTAGGAGAAACAAAAGCAGAAGTGAAAACGGGTCGTTCCCTTGCGGCACGGTTACTTAAAAAATATCCGATTGTAAAAGATTATGAATTCACTCGCTATCTAAATTCCATAGCGACAAAGTTAGGTGCCGTATCTTCTCGAAACGATCTGGAGTTCCGAGTCGGTATCATTGACTCTAAGGAAGTGAATGCATTTTCTTGTCCAGGAGGGTATTTGTTTATTACAACCGCTACGTTACGAAAAATCCAAACAGAATCTGAACTTGCAGGCATCATTGCGCATGAAATGGGACACGTAATCTTATTTCATAATGGAGAATTCAAAGACTCGAATCTATTTGTAGACATTTTAGCTAGTTTACTCACTCCACCAGGCAGTGAAGTTGTAAACTCTACCATGGCAACCGCACTTGACGAGATGGAAAAACAATTTTTTGAAACGGGAAGGGATTCTAAATTGGAATTAGAAGCGGATGAAGCATCCGTTGGTCTCGTTTCACAGATCGGATATTCCCCTATGGGTCTATCTAGTTATTTGAACACAATGTCCAAATCTGAAGGGACGGAACTAATCAAAAAAACGCATCCAGAAACAAATCTTCGAATCGCAAAACTCGTGTACATCGAAACTTCTGTTTCATTAGAAGCAACTCCAATGGTTTCAGATCGTTATAGTGAATTCAAAAAAAGAATACCAAATGAAACAAAATAA
- the ruvA gene encoding Holliday junction branch migration protein RuvA, which yields MIASLRGTLLQLEIDHLVIEVSGVGYEVMIPFPLHLECKDKLSSEIFLHIYHSITDRGQRLFGFSTRKDRELFELIKSLHGIGELTALKILSFFHADDLYQIAKADDKKTLEKIPKVKGKTSEKILFEIKQNLKKFEIFLNEGQTETNLANRETDLATLALIQLGFDEKTAAKQVADAKKSNPTLSASDVVKQVITGTR from the coding sequence ATGATAGCAAGTTTACGCGGTACTTTACTCCAATTAGAAATTGATCATTTAGTCATTGAAGTCTCAGGTGTGGGATACGAAGTGATGATCCCATTTCCACTTCATTTAGAGTGCAAAGACAAACTTTCTTCAGAAATTTTTTTGCATATTTACCATTCCATCACAGACCGTGGACAAAGACTTTTTGGTTTTTCCACAAGAAAAGACCGCGAACTCTTTGAACTCATCAAATCCTTACATGGAATCGGAGAGTTAACAGCTCTCAAAATCCTATCTTTTTTCCATGCAGATGATCTTTACCAAATCGCAAAAGCTGATGATAAAAAAACCTTAGAAAAAATTCCAAAAGTCAAAGGGAAAACATCCGAAAAAATTCTCTTTGAAATCAAACAAAATCTTAAAAAATTTGAAATCTTTTTAAATGAAGGACAAACAGAAACCAACCTGGCAAACAGAGAAACGGATCTTGCAACCTTAGCTCTCATCCAGTTAGGGTTCGATGAAAAAACCGCCGCAAAACAAGTAGCAGACGCAAAAAAATCTAATCCAACACTCAGTGCATCTGATGTTGTAAAACAAGTGATTACTGGGACTAGGTAA
- a CDS encoding ROK family protein — protein sequence MKQAIGVDIGGGSIRVSLFDETGNEQKSNHTKTPEHLDNDSFLALLKETIRPLTKECMGIGVGSPGPLNNETGVMLTSANMVGLKNLPIKSALENEFSLPVFYENDANCAALGEAIFGKFKAVESQLILTLGTGIGGGFVQKGVLYSGYLGNGIEIGHTTSVIGGAMCGCGVLGCVESYFSTKGFLNRYLEKTNQTLPHAEAFFGLVREGDKLAKEILEFGTKALAHAVRNAIHLLNPEAVVFVGGITKSYDLFGSLLESEIRSTIFSVLNDRLKMGIGGNISGTLGAASLVFAKEKQ from the coding sequence TTGAAACAAGCGATTGGTGTTGATATTGGTGGTGGTAGCATTCGTGTTTCGCTTTTTGATGAAACAGGAAACGAACAAAAATCCAATCATACCAAAACGCCTGAACATCTGGACAATGACAGTTTTCTCGCTCTTTTAAAAGAAACCATTCGCCCTCTTACAAAAGAGTGTATGGGAATTGGAGTCGGATCTCCAGGCCCCCTTAATAACGAAACAGGCGTTATGCTCACTAGCGCAAATATGGTGGGCTTAAAAAACTTACCCATCAAATCAGCCCTAGAGAATGAATTTTCCCTTCCTGTTTTTTACGAAAATGACGCCAACTGCGCTGCGTTAGGAGAAGCCATCTTTGGCAAATTCAAAGCAGTGGAATCACAACTCATATTAACCTTGGGTACAGGGATTGGTGGTGGGTTTGTACAGAAGGGGGTGCTCTATTCAGGGTATTTAGGAAATGGAATCGAAATCGGCCATACAACTTCCGTGATTGGAGGTGCCATGTGTGGTTGTGGTGTCCTTGGTTGTGTGGAAAGTTACTTTTCCACAAAAGGGTTTCTCAATCGGTACCTAGAAAAAACAAATCAAACACTCCCGCACGCCGAAGCTTTTTTTGGTCTTGTACGAGAGGGTGACAAACTTGCAAAAGAGATTTTGGAGTTTGGAACAAAAGCCCTAGCCCATGCCGTAAGAAATGCCATTCATTTACTGAACCCAGAAGCCGTTGTCTTTGTGGGAGGGATTACCAAATCTTATGATTTGTTTGGATCTCTTTTAGAATCAGAAATTCGTTCTACTATTTTTTCCGTTTTGAACGATCGATTGAAAATGGGTATTGGTGGAAACATTTCAGGTACGTTAGGTGCTGCATCACTTGTATTTGCAAAGGAGAAACAATAA
- a CDS encoding tetratricopeptide repeat protein, whose product MAFFIFVGAAVILLGFLLTFVIGQRRDSYAKALSLATLGNFLDARALVREKLEEDHQNPQGHYVMAKIYAMENDPLNEAKHLEIIKKNNRYTKEIDPVSVSNRVADIYYTKDFFEEAFFHYLDTLQVDRSNPIACLRLGFMALGQKEFKIADHFFNRIPEEKIGLASFYIAKGVISGVTGVGKEREYFEKAYKIEKTPVSGFLYALSLSRENKHKEAVKTAIAISEQIEDEFVRFTLFQFLMTEAILMQNFPEALKYGRLCLEMAKLNAWQSEITECSIHFAMITTYMGRYEDGAEYLIEAEAERIDDPEVIALANLKYRLERGTGTVESLTHEYDLTRELNLLSVNLFPNSRYFELSGMRSSKPFNIKGMVDENGKKLTSKLDMLGLDKFEKFISLPGTNFKNQATRMVMSLGYRVTKEIANPEADGVNLLASSKEDVNKRALFRIRKWKDAKVSDVFLREMTNQMEDMGATKGYVIGNFDVTEAGKKIISASNGALEMYSGDLFEDLLNKTM is encoded by the coding sequence TTGGCATTTTTTATCTTTGTAGGAGCCGCTGTGATTTTACTTGGGTTTCTTTTGACCTTTGTCATTGGACAGAGGCGGGATAGTTATGCCAAAGCCCTTAGCCTTGCGACTTTAGGGAATTTTCTAGATGCGAGGGCACTCGTACGGGAGAAATTGGAAGAGGACCACCAAAATCCCCAGGGTCATTACGTGATGGCAAAGATTTATGCCATGGAAAACGATCCTTTAAACGAAGCCAAACACCTGGAAATCATCAAAAAAAACAATCGATACACCAAAGAAATTGATCCTGTTTCCGTCTCGAACCGTGTAGCTGATATCTATTATACCAAAGATTTTTTTGAGGAAGCCTTTTTCCATTATCTGGACACCCTCCAAGTGGACAGGTCCAATCCCATTGCTTGCCTTCGTTTGGGCTTTATGGCTCTTGGGCAAAAAGAGTTTAAGATCGCCGATCATTTTTTTAACAGGATTCCTGAAGAAAAAATCGGACTTGCTTCCTTTTACATCGCGAAGGGTGTGATTTCTGGGGTAACAGGTGTTGGAAAAGAGCGAGAGTATTTTGAAAAGGCGTACAAAATTGAAAAAACTCCCGTCTCAGGTTTTTTGTATGCCTTATCCCTCTCTCGAGAAAACAAACACAAAGAAGCCGTAAAAACTGCCATTGCCATCAGCGAACAAATAGAAGATGAATTTGTTCGATTTACCCTCTTTCAATTTCTAATGACGGAAGCTATCCTCATGCAAAACTTTCCAGAAGCATTGAAGTATGGAAGGTTGTGTTTGGAAATGGCAAAACTCAACGCATGGCAAAGTGAAATCACAGAATGTAGTATTCATTTTGCAATGATCACGACCTATATGGGACGGTATGAAGATGGTGCTGAATATTTAATTGAGGCGGAAGCAGAACGAATCGATGATCCTGAAGTGATCGCCCTAGCCAATTTAAAATACAGACTAGAACGCGGGACGGGTACTGTGGAATCATTAACACATGAATACGATCTTACTCGCGAATTAAATTTATTATCCGTGAACTTATTTCCCAATTCGAGATATTTTGAACTGAGTGGAATGCGGTCTTCCAAACCATTTAATATCAAAGGTATGGTGGATGAAAATGGAAAAAAACTCACATCCAAATTGGATATGTTGGGTCTTGATAAATTTGAAAAATTCATCAGTTTACCTGGAACCAATTTTAAAAACCAAGCAACAAGAATGGTGATGAGCTTAGGATACCGAGTGACAAAAGAGATTGCCAACCCAGAGGCGGATGGGGTGAATCTTCTTGCTTCCTCCAAGGAGGATGTGAACAAACGTGCTTTATTTCGAATTCGGAAATGGAAAGATGCAAAAGTCTCGGATGTTTTTTTACGAGAAATGACAAACCAAATGGAAGACATGGGTGCCACGAAAGGTTACGTGATTGGAAATTTTGATGTGACGGAAGCTGGTAAAAAAATCATCTCAGCAAGTAATGGGGCTCTTGAGATGTATTCGGGTGATTTGTTTGAGGATTTACTCAACAAAACAATGTAA
- a CDS encoding OmpP1/FadL family transporter, which translates to MIKNQISTIAIYTFLGLFPLSLFSSEPFHNLQGFYGERAAGLAGAFTAIADDPSGAYYNPAGLGFTHNDGISISASNFKDVKRSYINIDTPGQRYNQTHQGFDPNFIGLLKNFDRWKFAFSIVNTYNYSYNRVDQVNYPLVSPSINSTRNYTKERYNQLLVGPSLAYLVNDKLSLGATLYYINDTKEVSRTQFQQFSDLSYVMRSYVDNRRTSGLMPVLGIQYQPNPKLSLGMSYRRIFVTGGDRLYNEVYADSTRRPGSSAIDFIEGTGDGASSIEQGVLTQKPKLVTSIPQTSEMRLGVAFFPTSRFLASFDMIYTSGYKVRRNQNEISTFGNRVTYTVNDTEVRELTRYSTTNFAFGTEYYLADTFAVLAGIYTNEPNTKPISWTESAIDLYLQNTFGNQVSATSGDASVIYKVARSGTNPRNEYSRNRGLSLGFSWVTSKSSVSVTYIRELGYGNSRIDPNSLAQSFEYSAHSVYIMVSSKN; encoded by the coding sequence ATGATCAAAAACCAAATTTCTACTATCGCCATCTATACATTTCTGGGACTTTTTCCCCTTTCCCTATTTTCTTCCGAACCTTTTCACAACTTACAAGGATTTTATGGAGAAAGAGCAGCTGGTCTTGCGGGAGCCTTTACCGCCATTGCTGATGATCCCTCTGGCGCTTATTACAATCCAGCAGGACTTGGATTTACGCATAATGATGGAATTTCGATCTCTGCTAGTAATTTTAAAGATGTCAAAAGAAGTTACATCAACATAGACACACCAGGCCAAAGATACAACCAAACTCATCAAGGATTTGATCCAAACTTCATTGGTTTATTAAAGAATTTTGATCGTTGGAAGTTTGCTTTTTCCATCGTAAATACTTACAATTATTCTTATAATCGAGTAGACCAAGTCAATTACCCACTAGTTTCTCCCTCAATCAATTCCACTAGAAATTATACCAAAGAACGTTACAACCAGCTCCTCGTGGGTCCGAGTTTGGCATACTTGGTCAATGACAAATTATCTCTCGGTGCGACACTTTACTATATAAATGATACTAAAGAAGTCTCTAGAACCCAATTCCAACAGTTTTCTGACTTAAGTTATGTAATGCGGTCCTATGTGGACAATAGAAGAACATCTGGACTTATGCCAGTCCTGGGTATTCAATACCAACCAAATCCAAAACTGTCACTCGGCATGAGTTACCGAAGGATATTTGTGACTGGTGGTGACAGATTGTACAATGAAGTTTATGCTGACTCTACGAGAAGGCCTGGTTCCTCGGCGATTGATTTTATCGAAGGAACTGGCGATGGTGCCTCTTCCATTGAACAAGGTGTTCTCACGCAAAAACCAAAATTAGTCACATCAATTCCACAAACTTCAGAGATGAGATTGGGTGTGGCTTTTTTTCCAACTTCACGATTTTTAGCCTCTTTTGATATGATTTATACCTCTGGTTACAAAGTCAGGAGAAACCAAAACGAAATCAGCACATTTGGAAATAGAGTCACCTATACGGTGAATGATACCGAAGTAAGAGAACTGACTCGTTATTCAACTACAAACTTTGCCTTTGGAACCGAATACTATTTAGCAGACACCTTCGCCGTCTTAGCTGGAATTTATACCAACGAACCGAATACAAAACCCATTTCCTGGACCGAATCTGCAATCGACTTATACTTACAAAATACCTTCGGAAACCAAGTCTCTGCCACCTCTGGTGATGCGAGTGTCATCTATAAAGTGGCAAGATCTGGCACAAACCCGAGGAACGAATACTCTAGAAATAGAGGATTGAGTCTGGGATTTTCATGGGTAACATCCAAATCCTCCGTATCTGTTACTTACATTCGAGAACTAGGTTACGGCAATTCGAGAATTGATCCAAATTCCCTTGCTCAATCCTTTGAATACAGTGCCCATTCGGTTTACATCATGGTGAGTTCAAAGAATTAA
- a CDS encoding C40 family peptidase produces the protein MRLFLLSRVLFLFVFILPSLVFSQNLDRLLESGYNKQETILIRNEIRKQLGDRANQKQIQNTIESLRIWAVFESMSASEFALEVERFVILQDHGYEWEEVEDLIPYFVTTKPTKQEIPYFGKFQREMRLSQVPEEETLALFQLAKTKGWSGDTLFVAGRLFVFHRKKEPNVSSILKQLEKSLPKRMVSLTTEKQRNILKELFSQSQSSNSETKWEMVLEDTLMVLSGKDTIANFKVSNRRTEIIWNEEGEWITKERPRLDPSVLFLEEQTTIMTTPTQIESKRKLVDPVGRKWLGTPYVYGGFSKRGIDCSGLTKSILTDPRIGMKDKAIPRSARDQANIGKFVSREKQEIGNLVFFSASPNTKKITHVGLVLENGNFIHASTSRGVVIQSLQEKWWKDRYVTGRDLFLSGN, from the coding sequence ATGCGTTTGTTTCTCCTTTCACGTGTGTTGTTTCTTTTCGTGTTCATACTCCCTTCCCTTGTTTTTTCGCAAAATTTGGATCGTTTGCTTGAATCTGGTTATAACAAACAAGAAACCATCCTCATTCGAAATGAAATTCGTAAACAATTGGGAGATCGTGCGAACCAAAAACAAATCCAAAATACAATCGAATCCCTACGCATTTGGGCCGTGTTCGAATCTATGTCTGCTTCAGAATTTGCTTTAGAAGTCGAACGGTTTGTCATTTTGCAAGACCATGGGTATGAATGGGAAGAGGTGGAAGATTTAATCCCTTACTTCGTAACAACAAAACCCACAAAACAAGAAATTCCTTATTTTGGTAAATTCCAAAGGGAAATGAGGTTAAGCCAGGTACCTGAGGAAGAAACTTTGGCTCTCTTCCAATTGGCTAAAACCAAAGGCTGGAGTGGGGACACCCTCTTTGTGGCAGGACGTCTTTTTGTTTTCCATCGAAAAAAAGAACCAAATGTTTCCTCGATTTTGAAACAACTTGAGAAGTCTCTTCCCAAACGAATGGTGTCACTAACAACAGAGAAACAAAGAAACATTTTGAAGGAATTATTTTCGCAATCCCAATCCTCTAATTCGGAAACAAAATGGGAAATGGTATTGGAAGATACACTGATGGTGCTTTCTGGAAAAGACACAATTGCTAATTTTAAAGTGTCCAATCGGCGAACGGAGATCATATGGAATGAGGAAGGAGAATGGATTACCAAAGAACGTCCACGGCTTGATCCAAGTGTTCTCTTTCTTGAGGAACAAACAACAATCATGACAACTCCGACACAAATAGAATCAAAACGAAAACTAGTAGATCCGGTGGGTCGTAAGTGGCTTGGTACACCTTATGTCTACGGTGGTTTTTCTAAAAGAGGAATTGACTGTTCGGGGCTCACCAAATCCATATTAACTGATCCAAGGATTGGAATGAAAGACAAAGCCATTCCTCGATCTGCAAGAGACCAAGCGAACATCGGCAAATTTGTCTCCAGAGAAAAACAAGAGATTGGAAACCTAGTCTTTTTTTCAGCGTCTCCTAACACTAAAAAAATCACACATGTAGGACTTGTTTTGGAAAATGGTAATTTTATCCATGCATCCACAAGTCGAGGAGTTGTCATCCAGTCCTTACAAGAAAAATGGTGGAAAGATCGGTATGTCACAGGACGAGATTTATTTTTAAGCGGTAATTAA
- a CDS encoding ABC transporter permease, protein MPNSNTSYFPILVGKKESYVNSVLEVIQLTYISFALRLLLRDRLYSLAYGLVGTLVFTFLILAVRIHFHLYAGVSLTSIVSFDQSPQILFYATSFALMTLFFFHCLHGLGDIGVMMAVGGNRWGCIFLLSLSLFFLFLPSFLLAIFFNLQFLSPPPDFGFWSEVKAMFTCFVLFLFLGILVSFPTVGISTFMDPYKSIRRQK, encoded by the coding sequence ATGCCAAATTCGAATACTTCCTATTTTCCTATTTTGGTTGGTAAAAAAGAGTCTTACGTCAATTCTGTCCTGGAAGTGATACAACTCACCTACATTTCGTTTGCCTTACGACTTCTCCTTAGAGATCGTCTCTACTCCCTAGCCTATGGCCTCGTGGGAACTCTTGTTTTTACATTCCTAATCCTTGCCGTTCGGATTCACTTCCATTTGTATGCGGGAGTGTCTCTTACTAGTATCGTTTCCTTTGACCAATCTCCGCAGATTCTTTTTTACGCTACAAGCTTTGCACTCATGACCTTATTTTTCTTCCACTGTTTGCATGGACTAGGGGATATTGGAGTGATGATGGCTGTGGGGGGAAACCGTTGGGGTTGTATCTTTCTCCTTTCTTTGTCCCTTTTTTTCCTATTTTTACCAAGTTTTCTTTTGGCGATCTTCTTCAATTTGCAATTCCTAAGCCCCCCGCCTGACTTTGGTTTTTGGAGTGAGGTGAAAGCCATGTTCACTTGTTTTGTACTCTTTCTATTTTTAGGGATACTTGTCTCCTTTCCCACTGTGGGAATTAGCACCTTTATGGATCCTTACAAATCCATACGGAGACAAAAATAA